A window from Streptomyces sp. NBC_00271 encodes these proteins:
- a CDS encoding DUF4442 domain-containing protein, whose product MSADQMTIGEMLAATVPMARTLNLEFVETTPDKAVVALPDQSDYHNHVGGPHAGAMFTLGESASGAIVLAAFGEQLSRAVPLAVSAEIAYKKLAMGPVTATATLGRPAAEVVAELDAGQRPEFPVAIAIQRADGAVTGEMTVVWTLRPNG is encoded by the coding sequence ATGAGCGCAGACCAGATGACGATCGGCGAGATGCTCGCCGCCACGGTGCCGATGGCCCGGACACTGAACCTCGAGTTCGTGGAGACCACGCCGGACAAGGCCGTGGTGGCCCTGCCGGACCAGAGCGACTACCACAACCACGTCGGCGGGCCGCACGCCGGAGCGATGTTCACCCTCGGCGAGTCGGCGAGCGGGGCCATCGTCCTCGCCGCGTTCGGGGAGCAGCTGTCGCGCGCCGTGCCGCTCGCGGTCAGCGCCGAGATCGCGTACAAGAAGCTCGCGATGGGCCCCGTGACGGCCACCGCGACCCTCGGCCGCCCGGCCGCGGAGGTCGTCGCCGAGCTCGACGCGGGTCAGCGCCCCGAGTTCCCCGTGGCCATCGCCATCCAGCGCGCGGACGGCGCCGTGACGGGCGAGATGACCGTGGTCTGGACCCTGCGACCGAACGGCTGA
- a CDS encoding MFS transporter, which produces MNSAADASHRSRRPSWAGRNYTLLTAAAVVTNLGSQGALIASAFAVLEVGGDGGDVGLVAAARTLPLVLFLLIGGAVADRLPRHRVMVAANALNCVSQAVFAVLVLAGEARLWQMMLLSALGGTGQAFFSPAAEGMLMSSVSGEQASRAFAMFRMAMQGAGLGGAALGGAMVAVVGPGWVLAVDAVAFAVAGALRSFLDVSHIPPREPGGGLLSDLREGWREFVGRPWLWTIVAQFSVVVAVVGAADAVYGPLVARDSLGGPGPWGLALGAFGAGTVGGALLMTRWKPRRLLLAGTLCVFPLAAPAAALAVPVPVGPLCAVMFVSGAAIEVFGVSWMTSLHQEIPEDKLSRVSAYDWFGSIAMVPLATALAGPAEQALGRTTALWGCSALVVVVTAAVLCVPDVRNLTRRTKAVAHGSAVAEFELRSADAEGTAGRLG; this is translated from the coding sequence GTGAACTCCGCCGCCGACGCCTCCCACCGCTCCCGCCGCCCCTCCTGGGCGGGCCGCAACTACACCCTGCTGACCGCCGCCGCGGTCGTCACCAACCTGGGCAGCCAGGGCGCACTGATCGCCTCGGCGTTCGCGGTGCTCGAGGTGGGCGGCGACGGGGGTGACGTGGGGCTGGTGGCGGCGGCTCGGACGCTGCCCCTGGTGCTCTTCCTGCTGATCGGCGGAGCGGTCGCGGACCGGCTGCCGCGCCATCGGGTGATGGTCGCGGCCAACGCCCTGAACTGCGTCTCGCAGGCCGTGTTCGCGGTCCTCGTCCTGGCCGGTGAGGCGCGGCTGTGGCAGATGATGCTGCTGTCCGCGCTCGGCGGCACCGGGCAGGCGTTCTTCAGCCCGGCGGCCGAGGGCATGCTGATGTCCTCGGTGAGCGGGGAGCAGGCGAGCCGCGCCTTCGCCATGTTCCGGATGGCGATGCAGGGCGCCGGCCTGGGCGGCGCGGCCCTGGGCGGGGCGATGGTGGCCGTGGTCGGGCCCGGCTGGGTGCTCGCCGTGGACGCGGTGGCGTTCGCGGTCGCCGGGGCGCTGCGGTCGTTCCTCGACGTGAGTCACATACCGCCGCGCGAGCCCGGCGGCGGGCTGCTCTCCGATCTGCGCGAGGGCTGGCGGGAGTTCGTCGGACGGCCGTGGCTGTGGACGATCGTCGCCCAGTTCTCCGTGGTGGTCGCGGTCGTCGGCGCCGCCGACGCGGTCTACGGTCCACTGGTCGCCCGGGACAGCCTCGGCGGGCCGGGACCATGGGGGCTCGCGCTCGGCGCGTTCGGTGCCGGAACCGTCGGCGGCGCACTGCTGATGACCCGCTGGAAACCGCGCCGCCTGCTGCTCGCGGGCACCCTCTGCGTCTTCCCGCTCGCCGCCCCGGCCGCAGCACTCGCCGTGCCGGTCCCGGTGGGTCCGCTGTGTGCCGTGATGTTCGTCAGCGGTGCGGCGATCGAGGTCTTCGGGGTGTCGTGGATGACCTCGCTGCACCAGGAGATCCCCGAGGACAAGCTCTCCCGCGTCTCGGCGTACGACTGGTTCGGCTCGATCGCGATGGTCCCGCTGGCCACCGCCCTGGCGGGCCCGGCGGAACAGGCCCTCGGGCGTACGACCGCCCTGTGGGGCTGTTCGGCGCTGGTCGTCGTGGTCACGGCAGCGGTGCTGTGCGTGCCGGACGTGCGGAATCTGACCCGGCGGACCAAGGCGGTGGCCCATGGGTCAGCGGTGGCGGAGTTCGAGCTCAGGTCAGCCGATGCTGAAGGCACCGCCGGGCGGCTCGGGTGA